In Carassius carassius chromosome 5, fCarCar2.1, whole genome shotgun sequence, one genomic interval encodes:
- the LOC132140181 gene encoding synaptic vesicle glycoprotein 2C-like produces MSVFIIYVVKTKAQSVIMSCVLSGVYVISWNALDVLGTELYPTQLRSSALGVFTGAGRVAAIMGNVVFGQLVGSNCAIPPLMLSTLLLAGGLTALCLPPTKQTELTLHTHSQLASSGNPVILGPNTKPKNT; encoded by the exons ATGAGCGTGTTCATTATCTATGTAGTAAAGACCAAAGCTCAGAGTGTGATCATGTCTTGCGTGTTAAGCGGCGTCTATGTCATCTCCTGGAACGCTCTAGACGTGTTGGGAACTGAACTTTACCCCACACAACTACG CTCATCAGCTCTGGGGGTTTTCACTGGAGCTGGTCGTGTGGCAGccatcatgggaaatgtagtgtttgGGCAGCTGGTGGGCTCAAACTGTGCCATACCTCCGCTTATGTTATCTACACTCCTGCTGGCAGGAGGACTGACAGCTCTATGCCTGCCTCCAACTAAACAGACTGAactcacattacacacacacagtcaattgGCATCATCTGGCAATCCTGTCATTCTGGGACCAAACACTAAACCAaaaaatacataa